ATTTGTCAGACTTGCCTCAGTTAGCAGAACTTCTGCAAGATGAAACTAAGGTAACGGTTTTTCCAGTTAGTGAGTAGAGCCACCTTAACAGGCTAATTATCAGGATATTTCAGCGGCTGACTCCTTGTTCTATGGGGTCAGCCGTTTTTTATTACAGAGTTATCTCGCTTGGCTTTTGTTTTGTTAACATTTTTTTGACAACTGATGATTATTTTGGCTTACTGGTCTGACTAGTTGTTCGGAAGGATCTCAACATGTTTAGCGCGATGCAAAAAGCCAACTTTTATCTCAATACATTCGGTTTCTTCAAGGTGCCCCTAATTTGGCTTTGTCGCCCTAAGTTACTGAAGCTCGATGAGGACGAAGTAGAGTTGCTGATCCCCTTAAAACGTCGCACTAAGAATCATTTAAACAGTATGTATTTTGGTGTGCTAGCTGTCGGGGCGGACGTTGCAGGCGGTTTTATGGCGATGAGTAAAGCTCAGCAGCGTGGTAAGCGTGTGTCATTGGCGTTTAAGGAAGTGGAGGGCAAGTTTCTTAGACGTCCTGAAGCCGATGTGATTTTCACCTGTAAAGACGGCAAGCTTATCGATGAGATGCTCGATGAAACGATTCGCTCAGGCGAGCGAATCAATAAACCGGTTCGAATTGTGGCCACCTGTCCAAGTTTGCATGGTGACGAACCTATGGCCGAATTCTCTTTAGTGTTGTCTCTAAAGGCGAAGGCTTCTTAAAGCGATGTTTCGCAAGGAAACCGCGTTAAACGGGTATCTGTTCAATATCGACGATTTTTGAACGATTGAGAACAATCTTCCAGCGATAGTAAACGGCTTCTTCGCCTTGGTTGCTCTCTCTCACAATTAGATTGAGTAGGTGGCGTTTCTCTAACGATTCTTTGACGACCTGACCTTCTTGTAATTTGTAGATCCGGTTATTGGATTTATCCATTAATCGGGTCAGAGCTCGAACGTTAATGTTTAAGATCTCTCGCGTTTGCTCATAGCCGCTTGTAAAACGCGATGTTGCCATTTCGGTATGTGAACGATAGTGCAGCACCTCTTCTTCTCTTTGTACTGAACGTTTCTTGCGAATACTCTTAATTCGGTCTGGCAGTTGTTCGAAAGTGCTGTAATCTAGCCATTCAATCTTTTTGCCCACCTCTTTTTTTGTTGTAGCGTCAATAAAGCGGCGACGCCACTTTGGTTTGCCGCGTTGTATCCAGCGCCACATGATGTCGCGTAAATCGTCCTTAAACACTTCTCTCAAGGCATAGATGACCGACAGCACCAAAATAAACGAGGCGGTGATTTCCCCTAGATAGTCCCGAGCCAAAATCACCGCAGAGGTAACAAATAACATCACTAGCCCGGTTGCGGAGCCTTTGATGATTCGTTTAGTGTTATTTCCCATGCTGGTGGATTTCGATTGCAGAACGATAGGGTGCTCGATCAGGCGACGTAACAAACGCATCTTATTGGCAAGGCGAGTGGGGTCGTTCTTCACTTTGTCGGAGTTGTAGTTGTTTAAGTTACGATGTGCTTGTTCCTTCTCAACAATGGTAATCAAACGATCTTTTAAAGGCGTGTAAGATTTGCTATTCGGAATATACACCACCAACTCAAGCAGCTTTTGTCCTGTATACCAAGAGAGATAATTGTCGATATTGGCGTAGTGGCGCTTTAGGTGCTCTTCATAAGGAACAGAGCGGCGCATCTTCTTTAGAATATCGAGCACCAGTTCAATAACTTCGTCGACTTCATCCGCGGTCACTTCGTCTTGTGCGGTTTCTTTCAGTGTTGCTACCGCTTTATCCAACGCGATGACGTACTGGTAAGCAAACAAGCTCAAACTCACACGATACTGGGTGTTTGATAAGCGGCCGCGTTTAGCCAGCCTTGAGTGGACGAGTGGCAGTAGTGTCTCGTTACTGTAGTAGGCGCGTTTTTGTGAAATAGATTCATGATAAAAATCAGACTCAGAGATGAGATGAGACTTCATTCCTAACTCATTGGGAATGAATAAGAATACATCCAAGTCTAGCTTTTTCGTGTTGGCCATTACATGTGCAATTTTTAGCGTAATAGCATCTTGTTTGTCTACGGTGATCAACCAACTCTCTCCATGTGCTGAGATTGAGCTAAGCATATCAGAACCAAGGTAAACTAGCATCTTAAAGGGAGTTAGGTATAATCGCGCCAACAACCCCATTAGAGATAATAAACATGATTAACATAGGTCGTATTAACCAATTGGAAGTAATTAAAGAAGCAGACTTCGGCTGGTTCTTGGATGGAGAGGACTACGGCTCTATTCTACTTTCTAAAAAGCATGCTCCAGAGGACATCGCTGTCGGTAACACGGTCGATGTGTTTATCTACTTTGATGCAGATAACCAAGTTGTTGCAACAACGGATACGCCTATTGCACAAGTGGGCGAATGGGGTCTGATGAAAGTTGAAGGTATTAACAGTGTCGGTGCATTTGCAAGCTGGGGCATTAAAGAAAAAGATTTGTTGATCCCGTTTAGTGAACAGCGCGGTCGTTTGTCAGAAGGACAAACTATCTTGGTTTACGTTTATACAGACAAAGCATCGGGACGCATTGTTGGCACCACTAAGTTCAACAAATTATTGGATAAGACGCCAGCACGCTATAAGCAAAACGAACAGGTTGACCTTCTGATTGCAGAGCGTAGTGAACTAGGCTTTAAGGCCATCGTTAATGGTGAGCATTGGGGAATGATTTTCCCATCTGATGTCATCGGAAAACTGTTTGTGGGTAAGAAGCTTAAAGGCTTTATCAAGCAAATCCGTGAAGATGGCAAAATCGATCTGTCACTTCAAAAAATTGGTGTGGCGAAAATGGATGACTTGAGTGAGAAAATTCTGAGCTTGCTTGAGAAGAAAGGTGGCTTCTTGCCATTGAGCGACAAGTCAACACCAGAAGCGATCTTTGCTGCGTTCAAAACCAGTAAAGGTACCTTCAAGAAGAGCATTGGCGGTCTGTACAAGCAAGGTAAGATTCGTATTGAAAAAGACGGAATTTATCTTAACGCTGAATAAAGTTATGCGCTAGTAGCTGTTGCAAGGTCAACAGACCAAAAAGAGGCCCAAAACTGATCCTGATTTGGGCCTAGGGGAATGGCTCATGGAGAGCCTACGCTAACTGTAAAGATGGACGATGTTTCAAACGCTACTGCTTGTAACAATGAGCCTGTAAGCCCTTTGCAAACTTGCATTGTGGCAAGTCTGTCAAACATTAAACTCTTTCTGCCTGTGTCTTGATAACCTTTAAAGTGTAGTACAGAACAGTAAAAAAGCGATGCTGATAGCGGTTTTAACCAGCTAAAACCGCTATCCAATTGGCTTAGAACAGATTTTTGTCGCGCACTAATTCCCTAGGCAATCCATTTTTGACTCGATTTCCCACCCATTTACCAAGACCAATGATAAAACCATTGTAGCTAACTAACACTTCGCCTTTACCGCTTAGTCCTTCTGGGCGCACATCACGCCCCATAAACCACTCTCTCGCATCTTCAATACTCAGAGGCACAGCTTCAGCGTCGGCAGTCGCTAGGGCTGTGGCCACTTGATGTTGCCATTTGTAGCCTTTCTTGTGCTGCTCTGCGATTTTGATGCCCATACGGGAAAAGCGAAACTCGCCCAGCATTGGCTCTAATGCTTTTGGGAATAACCAAATGTCATTATCGCGTTTCCAAAGCACGCTGCTTTCTGGAACAGAAAGTGAAAATGCTTGATCTAAGTGCGTGACAATGTCACTAAATTCCTTGTTAGTAAGTTGACTAAAAGGGAATTTCCCGAGCTTTTTCTTTACATCTGGCGAAGTGACAGAAGCGTGTTTTGTAAACTTAGCAATGAAAAAGCCTTCGCTATCATAGGTCTGAGGGAAAACGTGTAGGAAGCCTTCCGGAGTTGTCGCCTTGTCAGCGCCTTCAAATAGATTGATCAAGCTCTCGGCTTGAACTGCGTCTCCGAATGTATCAAGAAGATGTGTGGCCACGTTTTGATTTTCTTCTGGGCTAAGTGCACAGGTTGAATACACCAGTGTACCGCCGACTTTTAGCGCATGGAAAGCACTCTCAATCAGGTCTTTCTGTGTAGCGGCAATCTCTGCGGTAGAATCTAAGCTCCAGTTTTTCATCGCGTCCGGATCTTTTCGAACCGTGCCTTCACCCGAACAAGGCGCATCGAGCAAAATAGCGTCGAACTGCTCTGGAAGCCAACCACCAAATACACGAGCATCGTAGTTACTCAGCGCGGCGTTGCGCACGCCACAACGTTCAATATTGGCATGCAGTACTTTAACGCGGCTAGCTGCGAATTCATTGGCCACTAAAACGCCTTGGTTATTCATCAGCGCTGCTAACTGCGTGGTTTTAGAGCCAGGTGCCGCTGCCATATCTAATACAGACTCGAATGTCTCTGTAGCGTCGGAATAAAGGGCGCTAGGCGGTAGCATTGAACTGGCTTCTTGGATGTAAAACAGCCCAGCCATGTGCTCAGCCGTATTGCCTAGTGGTACAACAGACTCGTCGGCGTCAATCCAAAAACCTTCTTGGCACCAAGGGATAGGGTGTAGGCGCCATCCTTTTTGCTCGGCGATTTTTTGAAAGGCTTCAATGGTCGTCTTGAGCGTGTTTACGCGAATACTTTTCCTAAGTGGTCTACGACAAGCGTCAATGAAATCACTGATCGATAAATGCTTTGGAAGGAAGCTGTCGACGTGATTTAGAAAATCTTCTGGGAGATAGACGTTAGAATGCAAAATGAAGCCTTTTGATACTGTATTTAGTTGCGCTGGATTATAACCATAGCAGGGTATGAATGAAACCAGCGATATGAGAAACGCTCTAGCAAATAGGACGTAAAAAAATAGCCCGCTATGCGGGCTACGTTAGGCGTAAAATCGTGCTCTGAACTAAGGCGCAGGAATGGCTGTGCGCCATTGTTTCCAGCTGGCATCACCTTCTTTATTTAGGTAGAAGGTTTGTCCGGCTTTTGCTTGTGGTTGTAGTTGGTTACCCTCTGGTGTTGAGAAAGTGATTCCCCCACGAAGCAAACTGTCCACAGTTCCTGCTTTAATATTTGCACCAGACAAGCCAAATTGAACGTTTAGGCCAGAAGCATTCCAAAATACACTATTGGCACGAACCAGGTACGCGTAGTTAGGGTCAATCTCGATAGTAGATACCACACGATCAGCAAATGGGCCCAGTTCAACCATGGTTACACGGCCAACTTCAATATCACGATAGAGGATAGGGGTTCCTGGCTTGATAGAGCCTCTGTTCTCACTTTGTAAGACGAACTGAATGCCATTATCGACTTTTGCAAAGTCGTGCAGATCAAACTGCTTACTTGGTTCACCTTTACCCGGCTCAACAGCAATGTATTGCGACACAATGGCGCCAAGATTTTTTACCCCATTGAGGCCAATTTCAGGTTTAACCATCCAATAGTAGGCACCAGTATTGGTTAGCTGCTTCACGTACTCCGGTAGGATACGCGCAACAATCTCAACACGATCGCGATCGAAGTCAGGAAGAGTAAGCATAACTTCGCCCACTTTTACCCCTTGATACTTAATCGCCATGCCTTTGTTGATGGCCTGATCATTAGCAGTGGTAAATAGGGTGATGGACTGTCCGAATTTACGCGCAGAGTTAAAATCAGAATAGAGCTTCCAGTTTTTACCTGTCTTATTTTCTATACCCGGCAGGCTATCGAAGGCAATGCCACCATCAATAAGAGTTTTCAATGGTGCCGCTTTAACGTTAATACCAGAGAGTGAAGCCTCTACTTCAACGCCAGAGCGATTCCAAAATACCGTTTGTTTGGTGACAAGGTGATTGTATTTATTATCAATAGACACATTGATGTAGACGCCGCCATCGGTCAGCTCATAATCAGCGACACTACCGACTTCCATATTGCGATACAGCAGTGGGCTACCTTTTTTAATCGGTGGCAATTCAGCTGCAAATAGCTTCATTGTCATAGAGCCAGATTGATTGTGCTTAGCGAGCTCTGCCAGTGCTTTGGTCTGAAATAGTGGGAACTCTGCACGTTCGGTTTTTTGTCCTTCGCTGACAAAGCTAATGGAGCCAGTCAGAAGCTGTTTCGCTGGTGGGACTGTTACGCTAAGTCCTGCTTCGGTTAGCTCCGCGGTTGCGCTACCCGATACGAAAAAGCGGTTTTGAGAACGAATGAGATGCTTGTATTCCACATCAATCGCAATATCCATGGCCACTTGATCATCTACCAACTCAACACTGGATAAGTTGCCAACAGGGATACCACGATAGAGAACATTAACTCCTGGTTCTAAACCGTAAGAGTTATCAGCAAGCAGGCGAAGCGAGATAGATTTTGCTTGTACTTGGTCGAGTTCTTCTTGCTGAATGGCAATAAAGTCACGAGTTTGTGGACCTTCACCTGGGACTAACGTTAGGAAATTGCCGGTCAGTAAGTTAGACAGGTTTTCTACACCAGTAAGGGACACTTTCGCTTCTTCGAGTAAGAAGAGGGTGCCTTGGTTGAGCATATCGCTAAACGCCGGTTCGATTGATGCAGAAGCGACAATCGAATCACGTCCATCATTGAGTGACAAATTATTAATGCGGCCAATTTCAAGCCCGCGGTACATGATTGGAGAGCCATTACCTTTGAGGTTGCTGTTGTCTGGTAGCGTGATCTTTACTGGAATGCCTCGGCCAGCCGTTTTGAGGTCTTTGTAGAGTCTAAAATCGGAACCATCTTTAACTGGCTCACCTCCATCAGGAGAGTCCACCGCGATCGCACCTGCCAAAATTGCGGCTAAGCTTTCTAAGCGAATGTCGACACCCTGAAAGCCAACACTTGCTCCAATGCCGCTCACGTTCCAGAAGCGGCTCTTGTTGGTAATGATGTGACGGAACTCTTCTTGAATAGACGCTTTGATAATGACCGTTTCAGCATCATCATCAAGCTTGAAGTTGTAGACTTCGCCAATAGGTATTTTTTTGTAGACAATCTTTGAGCCAACGGAGATGCCTCCTAGATCTTTGGCTCGCAGAGTAACGGTAAGGCCATCGTTGATCGCAAGCTCTGTTGGCACTGACTCAAGAGCAATGAATTTGGATTTTGAGCTGCTTGATTCTGTTGCCGGGTGAATGGCAATGTAGTTACCTGAGACCAGAGCATCGAGACCAGATATGCCTGACAAAGACGCAGAAGGTTTTACCAGCCAAAACTTAGTGTTCTCGCCAAGCAGTTTTGCTGCTTCTGGGTAGATGTCTGCATCAACATAGATGTTCGAGAGGTCTTCAGATAGATTGATGTCTCGGGTCATACCGACTTCAAGACCTTGGTATCGAATGGTGGTTCGTCCGGCGATCAAGCCTTGTGCATCGGAGAAATAGATTTGAACACGCTGCCCGGCATCGTGCACTGCTTTTACCAAAAGCCAGCCTGCTAAGGCAATGGTCAAAATAGGTAAGATCCAAAGCGGCGATATTCTTCGCGTTTTCTTTATCTCTGGCGCAAAAGAGGGCTGTGGCTGATTATCATTACTCATTAATGCTACTACTCAACAGTGTTGTCTGACTCAGATTGAATTTTGGACGCATGCTTATCCCATAACAATCGTGGGTCAATAGATTCGGCGGCCAACATAGTTAAGACCACCACAATTCCGAATGCAACCGCGCCAAAACCTGGAGTGAAGTTTAGGATTTGTCCGCGATCCACTAGCGTTAACATGATGGCGATGACGAACAAGTCAGTCATCGACCATTTACCAATCCACTTGATGGCTCGGTAAATCATCAGCGCATGACGATGATTTTTGACCATATTGAATTGAATACAAATAAGGAGGTATGCCAGTCCCACAATTTTAGCGACGGGAACCACGATACTAGCAACGAAAATAATGATGGCGATGCCCAGCATGTCATTATTAATTAATGATGCCACACCAGAGAAGATCGTATCTTCCAATAGTTGACCATTGGTGATGAGAATCGAGATGGGGATCAAGTTTGCAGGGAGTATGGCAATGGTTGCTGCGATAAGTAGTGCCCATGTTTTCTGCATTGAATTGGGCTTACGGTGGTGGAGCGCACTACCGCATCGTATACATGCTGTGTTTTCTTGCTGCGATAGGTGGCAGCTATGACAATGAATACGTTTTTCGGTAATCGCCAAGCGACTTTCCGGATGCCATAACTCCCAATAGCGGCGAGTGCTGACACGATTGATAATCAGAATAGTAATGACCTGCAAGATAACTAAACTATAGAGGGCATTGCCAACGAAGATATCGGAATAGTCTTGCAGCTTGAAACAGGATATCGCCACACTAATGAGGAATACATCCAACATCACCCAATGGCGACTGTGGTCAAGAATGAATAGCGACCACTTCAGCGGCATAAACCAGTGTCTTCTCAGTGAAAAGTGAGCGCTTAGGATAGAAAAACACATCGCAAGTGGTGCAATGGTGTGACAAAACATGGTGAGTAGCGCTAGACCCAGATAGCCTTCTTTAACGAGAGCGTGAAAGCCTTCCATTAAAGTGCCCTCTATATTTACTCCAACCAAGCGAATAGTAATAAAGTCGAAGTAGTATGAGGGAATAAACAGCAACAGACAGGTAATAGCCAGCGCTAGGTTGCCATTTAGTGATGCGTGTTCGCTGCGATACACAGTGGTACCGCAGCGAGGACAATCAGCAGTTTGTCCAGGTTCCAGAGGAATAGTGTCGACAGGTAGTTCACAGTTCTCACAGAGTCTAACTTGCGAAGCTGGTGATGAGTGGGCACAGCTTTTCATCACCACTAGTTCTGTCCTTCTAGTGATGTACGGGTAACGTTAGCTTGCTGACTGCACAGTACCGTACAAGGTTTGGTACAGACCTTCTTTTTCGACCAATTCAATATGGGTTCCTGATTGTGTTACCTGACCATCTTCGAGTACATAGATGAGGTCTGCTTGTTTCACCGCAGAGAGTCTGTGCGCAACAATAAGCGTTGTGCGATCTTTCAAAAACTCACTAAGCGCAGTATGTAGAGCAGCCTCTGTTGCTGTGTCGAGCGCCGATGTCGCTTCATCCAAAATCACAAACTGCGGATCGCTTAGAATCATGCGAGCGATTGCCAAGCGCTGTCTTTGACCGCCTGACAGCCGAATGCCATTTTTGCCAATTTGAGTTTCTAGCCCATCAACAAGCTGATCCGTGACATCTTGAAGCTGCGCTACTTTCAGCGCATTCCATATGGAGAAGTCATCGTACTCTTTTCCAAGAGTCAAATTATGCCTTAAGCTGTCATTAAAGAGTATAGGTTGCTGTAAAACAACAGCAATTTTATCTCGAATAATGTCAAAACCTATGTCATTTGTGTCAACTCCATTGAACTTGATAATGCCTTGGTTTTGCTTATACACGCCAATAAGTAACTGGATGAGTGTTGACTTGCCGCCACCACTGGCTCCAACTAAGGCTACTTTCTTTCCTGCGGGTATGTCCAAGCTCAACCGTTTGAGGACATCCTTGTCTGAGTTATAGGAGAACACCACGTTTTCAATCGCGACATCGACTTGGGTGTTGTCGACGAATGGATTAATTTTACTGACGATTTGTGGCTCTTCATCGAGGTCGAGCAGCGTATTGATGCGGTTAAGAGCTGCTTTGGCGCTGTACCAAGAAAACTGAATGCTCAGCAGCTCTTGAACAGGCCCCAACATAAACCACAAGTAACCGAAGACGGCAAAAATCTGTCCGATGGTCAAATCACTAAATAGAACCATCACCATGGCTACGGCTCTAAAAAGTTCAAAACCAATCAGGAACAGCAAGAAAGAGAGTCGACCTGCAGCTTCCGACTGCCAGGCATATTTGTCGGCATTGGATCTTACTTCATTGGCATGCTCTTTTAATTGATTTAAAAAGTCACGCTCTCGGTTGGCTGCGCGTAACTGATAGATGCCATCTAGTGTTTCGACTAAACGATTTTGAAATTTCTCAAATGCTTGGTTTTCTCGCTTTTTAAGATGCTTAACCATACCGCCAAGTTTCTTTGAAAAGTAAACCACTACAGGGTTAACCAACAAAATAAACAAGCCTAGACGCCAGTCTAACCACAGCAACACAATAGCAGTGCCGATCACAGTGAGAAAACTAATTATGAACTTACTCAGTGTGGAGCCGATGAATTGGTCGATTGTTTCGATATCGGTAATAAGGTGGGCGTTAATACCACCGCTGCTGCGGGTTTCGTACTGAGCGATGCTAATTCGTCCGAGCTTATCGATCATTTTGCAGCGGATTTGATAGGTAATGGTCTTAGACACTAAGGTGAATTGACGTCCCTGCAGAATGTTTAAACCTTGGCTGACTGTTCGCATCATAACCACTAGCACCAGAGTCATTGCTATATAGCCGATAGGAGTTTGCCAGCTATCAAGCATGAAGGTGTTCATCATAGCAAGGCCACTAGCAGGTTGGTCTAGAAGAACTTCATCAACCATTAAGGGCATCAATAGCGGAATAGGGACGCTAATCAGCGTAGCGATAATCGCGATGAGATTAGCAACAATTAAACGTGGCTTGTGATTTTTTACTTGAGTTATCAACCAGGAACGGCTAATAGTGTCTTTGGTATTCGGCATGCTTTTGAGAATGGTTCCTATTTCTATTTTGTTGGCATTGTACGTTTATCGTTGGAATTTAAAAGCTATTAATGGAAATATCATGAATTTAGACAACTATGAGCGTCTTACAAAACAGGCGGTTGCGCTCATCGAATCGGAAACCGACTTCATCGCTAACCTTTCTAATATTAGTGCACTTCTATTCATGGAGTTAGAAGACCTTAACTGGGCTGGCTTTTATTTGATGAAACAAGGCGAACTCGTCCTTGGTCCATTCCAAGGGAAACCGGCTTGTGTCCGAATTCCAGTAGGCCGAGGTGTTTGTGGTACTGCCGCTGCAACCAATACGGTACAACGTGTATACGATGTTCATGCATTTGAAGGTCATATCGCTTGTGACGCTGCGAGTAATTCTGAGATCGTAATTCCGTTTTCTATAAATGGAGAGATTGCCGGGGTGTTGGACATTGATAGCCCAAGTATTGGTCGATTCAACGAAATTGATGAAGAGGGATTAACCAAGTTCATGGATTCCGTACAAAAGGTGCTTAATTCCCATACAAACGTGGGCTAAAATCACATTTGCCTGTGGTTTTTCTATTGCAGGTCACTATAATACCAAGAATATTTTTCTTAATGCTTCGCGGATAACCGCATTAACCAGGAACCCACATGGAAAACACTGAGAAGTTGAAGAACAGCAAAGAAATTATCGCGTATATTGCTGAATGTTTCCCTAAATGCTTTACTGTAGAAGGTGAAGCGAAACCACTTAAAATTGGTATCTTTCAAGATCTTGCTGAGCGTCTAAAAGATGATGAGAAAGTAAGCAAGACTCAGCTACGTTCAGCGTTAAGACAATACACTTCTTCTTGGCGTTACCTACACGGTGTTAAACCTGGAGCAGTGCGTGTTGATCTTGATGGTAACGATTGTGGTGTATTAGAAGAAGAGCACGTAGAGCACGCAAAAGCGACGCTAGCAGAAAGCAAGGCAAAAGTTGCTGCTCGTCGTAAAGAACAAGCTCAAAAAGCTCGTGAAGAAGGTAAAGCGAAACCTAAAGCTAAAAAGCCTCAAGGTGCACGTAAGCCACAGACTACAAAGAAAACAGCGAAAGTAAGTAAGCCAGTTGAAACGCGCGCTTTGAATGCAGATGAGATGATCATCGGTAAGCAAGTAAACGTAAACATGGGCAAAGGGAACATGGCTGCGACCATTGTTGAAATCAATAAGGAAGATGTGCGCGTTCAGCTAATAAATGGCCTACAAATGGTTGTTAAAGCGGAGCACCTGCGCGCATAAAGGAGATATTCCTACGCATGAAGTGCCGTTCAAAAGTATCTTTAATCGCTGCTAGCCTTTGGCTAGCAGCTTCTTCGGCTCAAGCCATTGAAGCAAAGTACGAAAAATCAAAAATTCCTACTTTAGCTCCAGAAGCTCAGCATGAGACCGCCAGTAAACGTGTGACATCTCGATTCACTCGTTCTCACTACAAGCATTTCACTTTAGATGATGAATTTTCAAAGGCGATATTTGCTCGTTATTTGGAAATGCTCGACTACAATCGCAACATTTTTACCCAATCTGACATTGATAAGTTCGACGCTTGGTCATCAAAGCTCGATGATCAATTGAAGGCTGGTAATAACCAGATTGCGTTTGATGTTTACAATCTCTCAATGCAGAAACGCTATGACCGTTTTGTCTACGCACTTTCTTTGTTAGGCAAAGAGATGAAGTTTGACGTTGATGAGGCAATCACTCTTGATCGTTCAGAGGCTGAATGGCCTAAAGACGAGGCAGAGCTTGATGAGTTGTGGCGCAAGCGCGTCAAATATGATGCTTTGAACCTCAAACTTGCTGGTAAAGATTGGGACGAAATCAAAGAGACATTGGGCAAGCGTTACAACAATGCGATTAAACGCCTTACTCAATCACACAACGAAGATGCGTTTCAGATTTACATG
The Vibrio sp. CB1-14 DNA segment above includes these coding regions:
- the proQ gene encoding RNA chaperone ProQ, with the translated sequence MENTEKLKNSKEIIAYIAECFPKCFTVEGEAKPLKIGIFQDLAERLKDDEKVSKTQLRSALRQYTSSWRYLHGVKPGAVRVDLDGNDCGVLEEEHVEHAKATLAESKAKVAARRKEQAQKAREEGKAKPKAKKPQGARKPQTTKKTAKVSKPVETRALNADEMIIGKQVNVNMGKGNMAATIVEINKEDVRVQLINGLQMVVKAEHLRA